The following nucleotide sequence is from Nitrospirota bacterium.
AATCAGTGGCCCCGTTAACATCCCTGATACCGGCGGTAAAATCATATATCCCAGGGACGATCAATGTCCCTGATAATATTCCTGTCTTACTATCGAGTAATACTCCTTCAGGGAGATTACCTAATATACTCCATACAATTGGCGCACTACCCCCCCTGACTGTAATCCGGCCGCGGTAGGCTTCACCTGCAACACCATCCGGCAGAGTCGAAACGTCAATATTCGGTATTGAGTTGATATTCAGCGTATAATCCCGTGACCTGCTGTATTTACTAACCGGGTCAACCCCGGTGATTGTAAAGCTGTAAATGCCGGTTTCGGTCGGGGTACCGGTGATATCGCCCGTGTTTGTATTTAATGACATACCGGGTGGAAGATTCCCACTGGCAAGCTTCCATACAGGAGATCCCCCTATTGCCGATAACTTCTCATTATAGGAGGAGCCCATCGTACCATCAGGGAGTTGAGGCGGGGTGATGAAAAGCCCTTTCGTTTTCATCCTTATCTCAAAATAGCGGACCCCATACTTCTTGCCTGCCTCATGTGTGTTTGTGTAAACATATAGCGAAGAGTTCCTCATATCCATACTTTTTGCCGCATTAGCCGCATTGGAAAGCTCAACAAGTGTTATATCCATATCCGCAGGCTTGTCTTCGAAACTCCAATTTAGTGTGACAGTCCCGCCATTCAAGGTGGAGAAGACAAGGAATGACCAGACCTTATATTCCCCAAATGCCCTTATATCCCGCCATAGTGAACACTCCTGATCCGTATATCCTTCTTCAGGGTTTTTGCATACCCAGTTATCCACCACGCCATCATTGTTCTTATCTTCCGGTATGGTGCCATGGGTAAACATGGACTGGATCGGGTAGTCAGCTTCAACCATAGAGAGGGTGTCCAGGGCGCTGTTAAACCCGTCCGTGGCCCCTTCCCGCACGCCTGCAATAAGGTGGTTCCAGACCGTCCCATCGGCCCCCCTCGAGTCTGGCACGGATACCTTGATATGGACAGACCAGTCGGCCTCCCCGGCAAAGGCTGAGGATATTATGCTGATTGAGAACAATATGATGATTATTATCGAACGCTTAAACACCGCTCTTCCTCTCATAATCACTTTAGTCAAAACTTTCAAAACACCTGCAATGCTGAACACTGCGCTATTTCGCAGGCTTCAGCCTCATTCTACTTTGGCGCCAGAATTTCAAAGGTTACCAGTGCGCCTTCTCCATGCACTTTGATCCAGTAGGCCTTCCATGGCTGCATGACAAGGCTGCACCGGGTACCCTGCGGTTCACCCGGCCTGTCCTGATCGCAAACCTCATAGGTATGATTTGTAAATACAGATGCGTCTATCCAGCTTCTTGAAATGACAGCATCCTGAAACGTTGCCACTGTCACTGCACCCTGGTTTGTCCTCCTGATATATAAACCTCTCTCGCTATTTTCTATGCCTCCGTTATTATTGATATCCCTCGGGCTGAAGTTTATCTCCTTATCATATGGGGCCCCTATCATATTCCATCCGTCCTGGAGAGATAATACATTGCATTGGAATGTAACCCCCCTGTCATCCAGGCAGCTCTGAGCCGGAGCCGGTGTTGATGCTAACGGGACATCAAGAGTAATATTCCCGGGTGGTACCCACAGGTAATATCCAATGCCTTCTTTGATGGATGTCAGCTTTGAGCATGTATAACTCGCCGGGGCCGTGCTATACGGGGATGGCTCGCCATTATAACACCCGCTGTTGAAGTCCGGGCCCCTCGAATCCCACTGATAAACAGTGAGCTGAGCCCCGACATCATCGCCGAAGACAGCCGCCGGGGTATCCGGAACAGGATGATAAGGTACAGAAACCATGTTATAGTCATAAGGGACAAGGGGCGTGAGGCCCATAACCTCTCCTGTGGAGATTAAAGATTTGTGGGCATCGGCTATAGAAGTATCTGCATCCTTTCCCCTCTCGTCCATTGCCTTGACTGCAAAATAAAACCTTGTATTCAAGGTCCTGTCATCTATCACACCACCGCCTGTATCAATCTTATTTTCTACCGGGACTATGTAGCACTCCTTCATCCCGGGCGATTTTGGGGGTAAAAACCCTCCTGACGGAATCACTGATTTTGCAGAGGGGAATACAACCTGTCCGGCACCCGGTGTCGAACTATCCACGACAATCTCCCTTGTAGAATAGCGCAGGTCATATCCTGTAACGGCGCCCGAGGATAAGTTCGTCCCGTCATCTGCAGGCGCAGTCCAGCAGAGGGTCATGGAATCTTTTGAAACATCCGTTACAACAAGATCTGTAATCGTCCCGGGTCTTGTTGCATCACCGGATATCTGCGTATGGGCCGGACACCCGCTGCAGGTAGATATGGAAGAGACATTCCCTGCCTCATCAGAAGTCTTCAAGGCGACATAATAATCGGTATTTGCATAGAGTTGTGAGATTGTACATGACTCGGAATTACCTGCAGATTTTGGCTTACCAAGGTTGCTCTCACCGGCTTTACAACTGCTCACCCTGGGATTCTGTAAAAAGTTATTGTCAGTAATTGGTGATGTGGAATAACGCAGATCATATGAAGTTGCTGTTCCACTGACCCCGTCATCTCCCGGCGCCGTCCACGACACCTTAAAGGAAGTGGTTGTCAAGCTGTCTATGTCCAGGACTACAGGGGCCGGGGGGGTCGTATCACTGCTGTTGATAACCGCCCTGACTGAATCAAATTTACTGCTGTCCCCTATTGATTGTATGTCAAATGTAATGGTCTGAGAGCCTGATGTAAAAGATGAGGGCGGGGTTATCTTAAAAGTAAAAAACGGAGACCCTCCCATATTATAGTTCGATGGATTACCTGCAGTTGCCGTTGGGACAACAACGGCAGGAGGGCCATACTCAATCATACTTCCATTGTTTAGCCTCTCCTGCATCACAACATTCCAACCTCCCGGACTGCTCCAGGAAATTCTATAAGTATCCGGCACATTACCTTCATTCTGCACACCAACCGTAATCTCCCTGGATGTCCCTGCCAGGATGTCACGTGAAGCACAACCGCCGTTGCCTGACCC
It contains:
- a CDS encoding putative Ig domain-containing protein; this translates as MFKRSIIIIILFSISIISSAFAGEADWSVHIKVSVPDSRGADGTVWNHLIAGVREGATDGFNSALDTLSMVEADYPIQSMFTHGTIPEDKNNDGVVDNWVCKNPEEGYTDQECSLWRDIRAFGEYKVWSFLVFSTLNGGTVTLNWSFEDKPADMDITLVELSNAANAAKSMDMRNSSLYVYTNTHEAGKKYGVRYFEIRMKTKGLFITPPQLPDGTMGSSYNEKLSAIGGSPVWKLASGNLPPGMSLNTNTGDITGTPTETGIYSFTITGVDPVSKYSRSRDYTLNINSIPNIDVSTLPDGVAGEAYRGRITVRGGSAPIVWSILGNLPEGVLLDSKTGILSGTLIVPGIYDFTAGIRDVNGATDSKDIRITVKEPDDKEPPDAISDLRGIYLTDTSLLLMWSAPSDDSLTGTAAIYDLRYMESCPGSSELDEGTWDMAVELHGERRPQARSLQTYTLSGLKAGTSYCIAIKSMDSLGHISAISNIVNFPLSGERGATELSDLTSSVILKKGYNLISIPLMPVQNDIDLLFERMVGKPVALYRWYSAYPGITPPRYYMEDMIFPGNGYFLYSPSDNITLTVEGLKTVDPEYSVMLQNGWNMIGNPYEKAILLSEISVKDNSANGIAQPFMEAVQNGLIGNTLYYLNGNNYDFASFNDLPPAAFEPWIGYWIYVNNVNGVEIRFKKP